A single region of the Ptychodera flava strain L36383 chromosome 9, AS_Pfla_20210202, whole genome shotgun sequence genome encodes:
- the LOC139139725 gene encoding uncharacterized protein isoform X2 yields the protein MPCHARVRFSLGRLAMEGSRGPVLRVRIGEDIFNLPSPVSSQRLNILSGNHFQQRSMYLVSDDASGRRVLWQDEDGNFDLVTRDHDPQVLYEVRGLHLSAATASSPTRPSRSPTVHPSTATDVGTPDSFLATAGSAPSPGVRYGHMYLMYQQPDNVHSSPRHLGVRPPGVRAQQFGRRTRKAVTMLEYRDESAELIENCTVFIRITEDSCSLQNVADQVKNELQLIQTPKLLDRHYLPIRDTAVTSEYGFWLAARKISAVKEDDFQKWRGRKRTKRNKTATDELHEVLSQVKQQLENTMW from the exons atgccatgccatgccagAGTCAGATTTAGTTTAGGGCGGCTAGCCATGGAGGGGTCTCGAGGGCCAGTCCTCCGAGTAAGGATAGGTGAAGATATTTTTAATCTACCTTCACCCGTATCAAGCCAACGCTTGAACATTCTGAGTGGCAACCATTTTCAACAAAGATCAATGTACTTGGTGAGCGATGATGCCTCGGGAAGACGAGTTTTGTGGCAAGACGAGGACGGAAACTTCGACCTGGTGACGAGGGATCACGACCCGCAGGTGCTATATGAGGTCCGAGGATTACACCTCAGTGCAGCCACGGCCTCCAGCCCAACGAGACCGTCACGTTCGCCGACTGTCCATCCAAGTACTGCCACAGATGTTGGTACTCCGGACAGTTTCCTAGCTACGGCAGGTAGTGCACCCTCCCCTGGAGTGCGTTATGGTCATATGTATCTGATGTATCAACAACCCGATAATGTACACTCGTCACCAAGACATCTCGGCGTTCGGCCACCCGGCGTCAGAGCGCAACAATTCGGGCGACGTACGAGGAAAGCGGTCACAATGCTAGAATACAGGGATGAGAGCGCCGAGCTGATAGAAAACTGCACTGTATTCATTAGGATAACAGAAGACTCTTGCAGTCTACAAAATGTTGCTGACCAGGTCAAGAATGAATTACAACTAATACAAACGCCAAAACTTCTCGACAGACATTATCTACCGATCAGGGACACTGCCGTGACTTCAG AATATGGTTTCTGGCTTGCTGCCAGAAAAATCAGTGCAGTCAAGGAAGATGATTTCCAAAAGTGGAGAGGTAGGAAGAGGACAAAGAGGAATAAAACGGCGACAGATGAACTTCATGAAGTTTTAAGTCAAGTGAAGCAACAGTTAGAAAACACA ATGTGGTGA
- the LOC139139725 gene encoding uncharacterized protein isoform X1, whose amino-acid sequence MPCHARVRFSLGRLAMEGSRGPVLRVRIGEDIFNLPSPVSSQRLNILSGNHFQQRSMYLVSDDASGRRVLWQDEDGNFDLVTRDHDPQVLYEVRGLHLSAATASSPTRPSRSPTVHPSTATDVGTPDSFLATAGSAPSPGVRYGHMYLMYQQPDNVHSSPRHLGVRPPGVRAQQFGRRTRKAVTMLEYRDESAELIENCTVFIRITEDSCSLQNVADQVKNELQLIQTPKLLDRHYLPIRDTAVTSEYGFWLAARKISAVKEDDFQKWRGRKRTKRNKTATDELHEVLSQVKQQLENTPGATSPSTNRLICFICLDVVRLPLFVCSKCNQAIGCLQCCNRCSQCPNCRAELPDPIEGVRGLDSLLSAVGHPSSTEEELSEALTQRVNESESQQNPPLIYQISDSNSVYFT is encoded by the exons atgccatgccatgccagAGTCAGATTTAGTTTAGGGCGGCTAGCCATGGAGGGGTCTCGAGGGCCAGTCCTCCGAGTAAGGATAGGTGAAGATATTTTTAATCTACCTTCACCCGTATCAAGCCAACGCTTGAACATTCTGAGTGGCAACCATTTTCAACAAAGATCAATGTACTTGGTGAGCGATGATGCCTCGGGAAGACGAGTTTTGTGGCAAGACGAGGACGGAAACTTCGACCTGGTGACGAGGGATCACGACCCGCAGGTGCTATATGAGGTCCGAGGATTACACCTCAGTGCAGCCACGGCCTCCAGCCCAACGAGACCGTCACGTTCGCCGACTGTCCATCCAAGTACTGCCACAGATGTTGGTACTCCGGACAGTTTCCTAGCTACGGCAGGTAGTGCACCCTCCCCTGGAGTGCGTTATGGTCATATGTATCTGATGTATCAACAACCCGATAATGTACACTCGTCACCAAGACATCTCGGCGTTCGGCCACCCGGCGTCAGAGCGCAACAATTCGGGCGACGTACGAGGAAAGCGGTCACAATGCTAGAATACAGGGATGAGAGCGCCGAGCTGATAGAAAACTGCACTGTATTCATTAGGATAACAGAAGACTCTTGCAGTCTACAAAATGTTGCTGACCAGGTCAAGAATGAATTACAACTAATACAAACGCCAAAACTTCTCGACAGACATTATCTACCGATCAGGGACACTGCCGTGACTTCAG AATATGGTTTCTGGCTTGCTGCCAGAAAAATCAGTGCAGTCAAGGAAGATGATTTCCAAAAGTGGAGAGGTAGGAAGAGGACAAAGAGGAATAAAACGGCGACAGATGAACTTCATGAAGTTTTAAGTCAAGTGAAGCAACAGTTAGAAAACACA CCAGGTGCCACATCCCCATCTACAAATCGCTTGATATGCTTTATTTGTTTAGATGTGGTGAGATTGCCATTATTCGTCTGCTCAAAATGCAACCAGGCCATTGGATGCCTTCAGTGCTGTAATAGATGTAGCCAGTGCCCTAATTGCAGAGCTGAATTGCCAGATCCAATAGAAGGTGTACGGGGCCTTGATTCATTATTATCAGCAGTGGGCCATCCCTCCTCCACAGAGGAAGAACTGAGCGAAGCTCTGACACAGCGTGTAAATGAAAGTGAAAGTCAACAAAATCCACCACTGATATACCAGATTAGTGACAGTAACAGTGTGTACTTCACttag